The Methylotenera sp. G11 genome includes a window with the following:
- the dapC gene encoding succinyldiaminopimelate transaminase — MNPNLNLLQPYPFQRLRDLFKGIVPNPAFTPINLSIGEPKHATPQLIKDALVGNLSGLANYPTTIGSNELREAISSWIARRYNIPALSAEKAILPVNGSREALFAFAQAIIDASEITPVVISPNPFYQIYEGAAFLAGAEPYFLNTLPHEDAEHNHVMDFSSVPADILARTQLVYVCSPGNPSGKVMSLAQWKDLFELSDRHGFVIAADECYSEIYFDEAHPPLGALQAAHQLGRNYRNLVVFSSLSKRSNVPGMRSGFVAGDEAIIEKFTLYRTYHGCAMNPAVQAASVAAWNDETHVIENRAQYARKFKDVTPLLTDVLEAVIPDAAFYLWARIKDQNISDTELAVKLYRDLNITVLPGSFLAREAHGVNPGKNFVRIALVASYDECMEAAQRIREHLHL, encoded by the coding sequence ATGAATCCTAATCTGAATTTACTGCAGCCCTACCCTTTCCAGCGCTTGCGCGACCTGTTTAAAGGGATTGTTCCCAACCCTGCTTTTACGCCGATCAATTTATCAATCGGAGAGCCTAAACACGCTACGCCGCAACTGATAAAAGATGCGCTGGTTGGAAACCTGTCCGGCTTAGCCAATTATCCCACGACTATCGGCTCAAACGAGCTACGCGAAGCAATTTCCAGCTGGATTGCCAGGCGTTACAACATCCCGGCATTAAGCGCCGAAAAAGCAATACTGCCTGTCAACGGCAGCCGTGAAGCGCTATTTGCTTTCGCACAGGCCATCATCGATGCATCAGAGATCACCCCCGTCGTGATCTCGCCAAACCCGTTCTACCAGATTTACGAAGGCGCGGCATTCCTGGCCGGCGCCGAGCCTTATTTCCTGAACACATTGCCGCACGAGGATGCGGAACATAACCATGTCATGGATTTTTCCAGCGTACCGGCTGATATACTGGCCCGCACCCAGCTGGTTTATGTATGCAGCCCCGGCAATCCGTCCGGCAAAGTAATGAGCCTGGCACAATGGAAAGATCTTTTTGAGTTGTCAGACCGTCATGGCTTTGTCATTGCGGCAGATGAGTGCTATTCGGAAATCTATTTTGATGAAGCGCACCCGCCATTAGGCGCGTTACAGGCAGCGCACCAGCTTGGCAGAAACTACAGGAACCTGGTTGTTTTCAGCTCGCTTTCCAAGCGCTCCAATGTGCCCGGCATGCGTTCAGGCTTCGTGGCCGGTGACGAAGCCATTATCGAAAAATTCACGCTGTATCGCACTTATCATGGCTGCGCGATGAACCCTGCCGTGCAGGCTGCGTCAGTTGCCGCATGGAACGATGAGACGCATGTCATTGAAAACCGCGCTCAGTATGCCCGGAAATTCAAAGACGTTACACCGCTGCTGACCGATGTGCTGGAAGCGGTTATTCCGGATGCTGCGTTTTATCTATGGGCAAGAATCAAAGATCAGAACATTTCCGACACTGAACTGGCTGTAAAACTCTACCGCGACCTGAATATCACGGTATTGCCGGGCAGCTTTCTCGCGCGCGAGGCACATGGCGTCAACCCAGGGAAGAACTTCGTGCGTATCGCGCTGGTTGCCTCTTATGATGAGTGCATGGAAGCAGCGCAGCGCATACGCGAGCACCTGCATCTGTAA
- a CDS encoding DMT family transporter → MSNSDNKNSFAVFGLLFGALCWGIIWYPYRIMADAGVSGIVSSFYTYSIAVALAGVYFAAHWRGIFKLPLSIVWLSLVAGWTNLSYVLAIIDGEVMRVMLLFYLSPLWTLILAHFWLKEKTHLPGVAAIITSLLGAYIMLYDPAASRFPVPANNAEWLGLSSGFGFALTNVMARKSVHLTLRAKSFAIWTGVMLVCLIAMPLMQVPLMSPVVFTSGNWLIMGLIAILLIAATFLVQYGVTLIKATRASVLFLFELVVAAIAAYFLTDETMQMNEWIGGALIVAASIFAAFNHRD, encoded by the coding sequence ATGAGCAATAGCGATAATAAAAACTCTTTTGCAGTCTTCGGTTTACTTTTTGGCGCCCTGTGCTGGGGCATTATCTGGTATCCGTACCGCATCATGGCTGATGCCGGTGTGTCGGGCATCGTTTCCAGTTTCTATACCTACAGCATTGCCGTAGCGCTGGCAGGGGTCTATTTTGCTGCCCACTGGCGGGGCATATTCAAGTTACCGTTGAGCATAGTGTGGCTAAGCCTCGTAGCAGGGTGGACCAACCTGAGTTATGTACTGGCGATTATCGACGGCGAAGTCATGCGCGTGATGCTGCTGTTTTATCTTTCGCCGCTGTGGACGCTGATACTCGCGCATTTCTGGCTTAAGGAAAAGACGCACCTGCCTGGGGTGGCCGCCATCATTACATCGCTGCTTGGCGCTTATATCATGCTGTATGACCCGGCTGCCAGCCGGTTTCCTGTGCCTGCAAACAACGCGGAGTGGCTGGGGCTTTCTTCCGGATTCGGCTTTGCGCTGACCAATGTCATGGCAAGAAAATCCGTACATCTGACGCTGCGTGCAAAATCTTTCGCGATATGGACAGGCGTGATGCTTGTCTGCCTGATCGCCATGCCGCTGATGCAGGTTCCTCTCATGTCACCTGTAGTGTTCACATCAGGCAACTGGCTGATTATGGGCTTGATTGCGATTCTGCTGATTGCGGCTACGTTTCTTGTGCAATATGGCGTAACCTTGATCAAGGCCACCAGGGCTTCAGTGCTGTTTTTGTTTGAACTGGTGGTGGCGGCAATTGCTGCATATTTCCTGACGGATGAAACAATGCAGATGAATGAATGGATAGGTGGTGCCCTGATTGTGGCAGCTTCCATATTTGCTGCATTCAATCATCGGGACTGA
- a CDS encoding PQQ-dependent dehydrogenase, methanol/ethanol family yields the protein MQINKIKLALGLVAGMTMALPLVASAAADQEAAMKDANNWAHPRGQHNNQGYSALSQVNKGNVKNLKAAWTFATGVNRGHEGSPVVVGNVMYVHTAFPNNVYALDLNDNQKIVWSYFPKQDPSVQAVLCCDNVSRGLGFGDGKIFLQQNDGNLVALDAKTGAKVWSVQNTDPKVGATNTNAPHVIKDKVLTGCSGAEFGVRCFLAAYNLKDGSLAWKAYSTGPDAEMLIGADFNKDTPEYSALSVYQDVNGGNKMGGSFKKIPNDQLKIGEKELGTRTWLKPQAVKDGWQHGGGSTWGWWPYDARTNLVYYGTGNPSVWNPDVRPGDNKWSMTVFARDLDTGVAKWGMQMTPHDEWDYDGINEVILFDKGGKTYAWHHDRNGFAYTWNAHNGKLQAAEKVHPFVNWATDVDMKTGVPNKLASASTHQDYNAKGVCPAALGTKDQQPAAYSPKTGLVYSPLNHVCMTYEPVESKYVAGQPWVGATLTMFAGPDGVMGGFAAYDPMTNKKVWYNKEKFSAWGGALTTATDLVFYGTLDRWFKAVDAKSGKELWKFQVGSGVIGNAFTYGVKGKQYVGVLSGIGGWAGVAMNLGMTNDTDALGAAGGYKELTKYNAAPGGGALTVFSL from the coding sequence ATGCAAATCAACAAAATCAAGTTAGCACTTGGCTTAGTTGCAGGTATGACAATGGCGCTGCCATTGGTAGCCTCAGCAGCTGCAGATCAAGAAGCAGCGATGAAAGACGCGAACAACTGGGCACACCCACGCGGTCAGCACAACAACCAAGGCTACAGCGCTTTGTCACAAGTGAACAAAGGCAACGTTAAAAACCTGAAAGCAGCCTGGACATTCGCCACTGGTGTAAACCGTGGTCACGAAGGTTCACCAGTTGTGGTTGGCAACGTAATGTACGTTCACACTGCATTCCCAAACAACGTATACGCACTTGACCTGAACGACAACCAAAAAATCGTATGGTCATACTTCCCAAAACAAGACCCATCAGTACAAGCTGTACTGTGCTGTGACAACGTATCACGCGGTCTTGGCTTCGGCGACGGTAAAATCTTCCTGCAACAGAACGACGGCAACCTGGTTGCTTTAGACGCAAAAACCGGTGCTAAAGTATGGTCTGTACAAAACACAGATCCAAAAGTAGGTGCAACTAACACCAACGCACCACACGTAATCAAAGACAAAGTACTGACTGGTTGCTCAGGTGCTGAGTTCGGCGTACGTTGCTTCCTGGCAGCCTACAACCTGAAAGACGGCTCACTGGCATGGAAAGCCTACTCAACAGGCCCAGACGCTGAAATGCTGATCGGTGCAGACTTCAACAAAGACACACCAGAATACAGCGCACTGTCAGTTTACCAAGACGTAAACGGCGGTAACAAAATGGGCGGTTCTTTCAAAAAGATCCCTAACGACCAACTGAAAATCGGCGAAAAAGAACTGGGTACACGTACCTGGTTGAAACCACAAGCTGTGAAAGACGGCTGGCAACATGGTGGTGGCTCTACATGGGGCTGGTGGCCATATGATGCACGTACCAACCTGGTTTACTACGGTACAGGTAACCCATCTGTTTGGAACCCGGACGTACGTCCAGGCGACAACAAATGGTCAATGACTGTATTTGCACGTGACCTGGACACAGGCGTTGCAAAATGGGGCATGCAAATGACACCACACGACGAGTGGGACTATGACGGCATCAACGAAGTCATCCTGTTCGACAAAGGCGGCAAAACTTACGCATGGCACCATGACCGTAACGGCTTCGCTTACACATGGAACGCACACAACGGTAAACTGCAAGCTGCAGAAAAAGTACACCCATTCGTTAACTGGGCAACTGACGTTGACATGAAAACTGGTGTACCAAACAAACTGGCATCAGCTTCAACTCACCAAGACTACAATGCTAAAGGCGTATGCCCAGCTGCATTGGGTACAAAAGACCAACAACCAGCTGCATACTCACCAAAAACTGGTTTAGTGTACTCTCCACTGAACCACGTATGTATGACATACGAGCCAGTTGAGTCTAAATACGTTGCAGGTCAACCATGGGTTGGTGCTACCTTGACGATGTTTGCTGGTCCTGACGGCGTAATGGGTGGCTTTGCTGCTTATGATCCAATGACCAACAAAAAAGTTTGGTACAACAAAGAGAAATTCTCTGCATGGGGCGGTGCTTTGACAACAGCTACTGACTTGGTATTCTACGGCACACTGGACCGCTGGTTCAAAGCTGTTGATGCCAAATCAGGTAAAGAACTCTGGAAATTCCAAGTGGGTTCAGGCGTGATTGGTAATGCATTCACCTACGGTGTTAAAGGTAAACAATACGTTGGCGTGCTGTCTGGTATCGGCGGCTGGGCTGGCGTAGCGATGAACCTTGGTATGACTAACGACACAGACGCACTGGGTGCTGCTGGTGGTTACAAAGAATTGACTAAATACAACGCGGCTCCTGGCGGCGGTGCATTGACAGTATTCAGCCTGTAA
- a CDS encoding Yip1 family protein — MSLLNLFWLFVVPNKGWRRLVQSKPSMHRLFFLHVVPLSLIPPLFIYYAAGDFAGDLLPVLSSAKLLLVSIILFVVELAIVPIMGLVVRQLAEVAEIHPSYHDSFILAAVAPTPLWLMPVFFLIPSMLLSLVVLTAALLYTTSFIYYGIPAVFHIKERGHAMLLFGAVLTAGAVAWGFLMVATLVILGSVQSL, encoded by the coding sequence ATGAGTCTGTTAAACTTATTTTGGCTGTTTGTAGTACCTAACAAAGGATGGCGGCGTCTGGTGCAGTCCAAACCATCGATGCACCGCCTTTTCTTTCTGCATGTTGTTCCGCTTTCACTGATTCCCCCTTTATTTATTTATTACGCTGCCGGTGATTTTGCAGGAGATTTGCTGCCGGTTTTATCCAGTGCCAAGCTGCTGCTGGTCTCGATTATTCTGTTTGTCGTTGAGCTGGCAATCGTGCCGATCATGGGCCTGGTCGTGCGCCAGCTGGCCGAGGTGGCGGAGATTCACCCCAGTTACCATGATTCATTCATCCTGGCGGCAGTGGCGCCAACGCCGTTATGGCTGATGCCGGTATTTTTCCTGATCCCGAGTATGCTGCTGAGCCTGGTGGTGCTGACGGCCGCGCTTTTGTATACGACCAGCTTTATCTACTATGGCATCCCTGCCGTGTTTCATATCAAGGAGCGCGGACATGCCATGCTCCTGTTCGGTGCGGTGTTGACTGCCGGCGCGGTCGCATGGGGGTTCCTGATGGTTGCAACACTGGTCATATTGGGCAGTGTGCAGAGCCTGTAG
- a CDS encoding HlyD family secretion protein, with protein sequence MTSKYSSPWLFIPIALAMVVAALFSWQYFHRAKTPESFASGNGRIEATSINIATKMSGRIKEVLVREGDDVVSGQVLAYMDTATLVADLHEAEAQVKRARSARQIAQANVAQRESEKAAANALIAQRESELALTEKDLQRTQQLIDKGFVSPQKLDVDKSRKNSAAASTRAARSQQNEVQSSISAAQAAVNETQSAIEAAEAKVEKIKADIRDAALTAPISGRVLYRLAEPGEVLGAGGNVVTLLDITDVYMTIFLPTSQAGRIAIGTDARIVLDVRPDISIPATITFVSPEAQFTPKSVETRTEREKLMFRVKVKIPEALLKAHARRVKTGLPGVAYVRLDANADWPDTLPPLVNDKNSR encoded by the coding sequence ATGACATCAAAGTATTCTAGCCCCTGGTTATTTATCCCGATTGCGCTGGCAATGGTTGTGGCAGCACTATTCTCATGGCAATATTTTCACCGGGCAAAAACCCCTGAATCGTTTGCGTCCGGCAACGGGCGCATTGAGGCTACCAGCATCAATATCGCAACAAAAATGAGCGGCCGCATCAAAGAGGTTCTGGTGCGTGAGGGGGATGACGTTGTCAGCGGGCAGGTGCTGGCTTATATGGATACCGCCACGCTTGTGGCCGACCTGCATGAGGCGGAAGCACAGGTCAAGCGCGCCAGAAGCGCCAGGCAGATAGCACAGGCCAATGTAGCGCAGCGGGAAAGTGAGAAAGCCGCAGCCAATGCCTTGATCGCACAGCGTGAAAGTGAATTGGCATTGACCGAAAAAGACCTGCAGAGAACGCAGCAGCTGATCGATAAAGGCTTTGTTTCCCCGCAGAAGCTTGATGTAGATAAATCCAGAAAAAACAGCGCAGCGGCTTCAACCCGGGCTGCCAGGTCGCAGCAGAACGAAGTCCAGTCATCCATCAGCGCAGCCCAGGCTGCCGTGAATGAAACGCAGTCTGCCATAGAGGCAGCAGAAGCCAAGGTTGAAAAAATCAAGGCAGATATCAGGGATGCCGCCCTGACGGCACCGATCAGCGGCCGTGTCCTGTACCGTCTGGCAGAGCCGGGCGAAGTGCTGGGTGCAGGTGGCAATGTTGTGACACTGCTTGATATTACTGATGTTTACATGACCATTTTTCTGCCTACATCACAGGCCGGGCGCATCGCTATCGGTACTGATGCCCGGATTGTGCTGGATGTACGGCCTGATATTTCCATTCCGGCTACGATTACTTTTGTCTCGCCCGAAGCGCAGTTCACGCCAAAATCCGTAGAAACGCGCACCGAACGCGAGAAGCTGATGTTCCGTGTGAAGGTCAAGATTCCAGAAGCCCTCCTGAAAGCGCACGCCAGGCGCGTGAAGACCGGCTTGCCCGGAGTCGCTTATGTGCGCCTCGATGCAAACGCAGACTGGCCGGATACTTTGCCGCCTTTAGTGAATGATAAAAATTCACGATGA